The Petropleomorpha daqingensis genome includes a window with the following:
- the bshB1 gene encoding bacillithiol biosynthesis deacetylase BshB1: MSVDVLAVGAHPDDVEVGCGGVLALCAQAGMRVAIADLTAGELGTRGTRELRADEARRAGDILGVQSRTTLDLPDGGLGPEHRAAVVGLLRDLRPRLVLAPYHLDDRHPDHAAAGRLVRDAAFLAGVAKWGDGDPHRTARVHHYMLHTVFEPTFVVDVTPVWEQRTAAIAAFESQFSAAPGDRRTAIDGGGFLELLAARARVFGAMIGAAWGEPFSCTGPLGLDRLPDLPSGEGPVYRSFI; the protein is encoded by the coding sequence GTGAGCGTCGACGTCCTGGCCGTGGGGGCGCACCCCGACGACGTCGAGGTCGGCTGCGGCGGGGTGCTCGCGCTGTGCGCGCAGGCCGGGATGCGGGTGGCGATCGCCGACCTGACCGCCGGGGAACTCGGGACCCGTGGCACGCGTGAGCTGCGGGCGGACGAGGCCCGGCGGGCAGGGGACATCCTCGGCGTGCAGAGCCGGACGACCCTCGACCTGCCCGACGGCGGCCTGGGCCCCGAGCACCGGGCCGCCGTCGTCGGCCTGCTGCGCGACCTCCGGCCGCGGCTGGTGCTGGCGCCCTACCACCTCGACGACCGGCACCCCGACCACGCCGCCGCCGGCCGGCTGGTGCGCGACGCGGCCTTCCTGGCCGGGGTGGCCAAGTGGGGGGACGGCGACCCGCACCGCACGGCGCGGGTGCACCACTACATGCTGCACACCGTCTTCGAGCCGACCTTCGTCGTCGACGTGACGCCGGTGTGGGAGCAGCGCACCGCCGCGATCGCCGCGTTCGAGAGCCAGTTCTCCGCCGCGCCGGGCGACCGGCGGACGGCGATCGACGGCGGCGGCTTCCTCGAGCTGCTCGCCGCCCGCGCCCGGGTGTTCGGCGCGATGATCGGCGCGGCGTGGGGCGAGCCGTTCTCCTGCACCGGTCCGCTGGGTCTCGACCGGCTGCCCGACCTGCCCTCGGGCGAGGGCCCGGTCTACCGCTCGTTCATCTGA
- a CDS encoding FHA domain-containing protein, with amino-acid sequence MVAPALLVVAPGSPAERVVPIPDRIFVGRQCAGIEPERRVLIEDYSVSRTHLEIRLDVERNQAYVIDTSTNGSYLNGSRLGRALAEIIRPGDRITVGETELEFRSDRFAGDAQDDMGATRSAITQSTMMFVVGDITNYSTISQVTDGGVVATALQSLYAELTTVLTGHRGTLSSYAGDALYAVWELKHIPDANALAVDFALAVHQRVLEVAPQLPLRGPDGAPVQMGWGVVRGPGTVIGLPHSAVSVLGDATNLAFRLSGISGRQGHAPVLVTEVAREAVVDRFVWGEPVRVPTKGRTGEETVYPLLGRA; translated from the coding sequence GTGGTCGCGCCAGCCCTCCTGGTCGTCGCTCCCGGCTCACCGGCCGAGCGCGTGGTCCCCATCCCCGATCGCATCTTCGTCGGGCGGCAGTGCGCCGGCATCGAACCGGAGCGGCGGGTGCTCATCGAGGACTACTCGGTGTCGCGCACGCACCTGGAGATCCGGCTGGACGTCGAACGCAACCAGGCCTACGTCATCGACACCAGCACCAACGGCTCGTACCTGAACGGATCCCGGCTGGGCCGGGCGCTGGCCGAGATCATCCGGCCCGGCGACCGGATCACGGTGGGGGAGACCGAGCTGGAGTTCCGCTCCGACCGGTTCGCCGGCGACGCCCAGGACGACATGGGTGCGACCCGGTCGGCGATCACGCAGTCGACCATGATGTTCGTCGTCGGCGACATCACCAACTACTCGACGATCTCGCAGGTCACCGACGGCGGGGTGGTCGCCACGGCCCTGCAGTCGCTGTACGCGGAGCTGACCACGGTGCTCACCGGGCACCGCGGCACGCTCAGCAGCTACGCCGGCGACGCGCTCTACGCCGTCTGGGAGCTCAAGCACATCCCCGACGCCAACGCGCTGGCCGTCGACTTCGCCCTCGCCGTCCACCAGCGTGTGCTCGAGGTGGCGCCGCAGCTGCCGCTGCGCGGCCCGGACGGCGCGCCGGTGCAGATGGGCTGGGGCGTCGTCCGCGGGCCGGGCACCGTGATCGGCCTGCCGCACTCGGCGGTGAGCGTGCTCGGCGACGCCACCAACCTGGCTTTCCGGCTCTCCGGGATCTCCGGCCGGCAGGGCCACGCCCCGGTGCTCGTCACCGAGGTGGCGCGGGAGGCCGTCGTCGACCGGTTCGTCTGGGGTGAGCCGGTGCGGGTGCCGACCAAGGGCCGCACCGGCGAGGAGACGGTCTACCCCCTGCTCGGCCGCGCCTGA